Within Bremerella sp. JC817, the genomic segment AGCTGTCGACCAGCGGTAGCCTGTTGATCGGTGACGGCGGCAAAATCTACTCGCCAAACGATTACGGTGCCAAGTTCAGCTTGCTGCCAGAAGACAAGTTCAAAGACTACAAGGGTCCAGAGGAAAGCATTCCGCGCTCCCCAGGTCACTTCAAGGAATTTGTCGACGGTATCAACGGCGGTCCAGAACCGATGTCGAACTTCCCGAACTACGCCGGTCCGCTGACCGAAACCATCCTGCTGGGTAACCTGTCGGTTTGGACTACGGGCGAATCGGGCAAGGGTAAGGTCATCGAATGGGATGCCAAGAACCTGAAGGCCACCAACGCTCCAGAAGTGGCTGACATTATCAAGCCGAAGTACCGCGAAGGTTGGGCCGACCTGGTCTAATCGCTTAGGCGACTTGATAGCTGCAAACAGCGAAGCGGAGTCACCCACTGGGGTGACTCCGTTTTTTTATGCCCAGACTGCCAAGGAAGAATTCGGCGATTCATTTGCGGAATTTGGCACCCTTCTTATATCATTAGGTGCGATCGGTACTTCGGTCTTCGCCTGCACTTTTCCCACCGAGCTCCGCAATGGCCTTACCCCCTTCCGCAACAAAGACGGCAACCGACGCACAAGAAGTCGCGTCGCATGCTCAATCCGCCTTTGTCGAATACGACCGACGGCAGGCCGCGGAAGAAGATGCTTTGCTGATTCAAGCTTTGCAGTCGAACGACCGTGAAGCGCTCGGCGCGTTTGTGCAGCGGCAACAAGGGTTCGTCTTCGGTTACCTGCGTTCCCGGATGGTCGACCCGACCGACGCCGACGATCTTTGCCAGGAAGTCTTTCTTCGCTGCCTGGCGGGTAAGGTCCGTTTTCGTGGCGATGTGCCGGTACGCCCCTGGCTGCTCGGCGTGGCCCGGAATGTTCTGCGCGAACACATCCGCCGCAACCGTCGCCGGAAAGAAGTCGAATGGACGGAACTTTGCCTCGAGCTCGATTCGCTGACCCAGGACGACAGCTCTGACTATCGCATCGTCCATGGTTGGCTTCATTCCTGCATGGACTCGCTGGGGCACTCGGCCCACGAAGCGTTGAAGATGCACTACTTCGCCCGACTTCGGATGGCCCAGATCGCCGAGAAAATGCGACGCAGCGAAGGCGCTGTCAAACTGCTGGTCTTCCGAGCTCGTCAGGCTCTCAAAGAATGCGTTACCCGAAAGTCGCGGATCGCCTCGGATGAATGACACGCAACTGATCGAGCTAATTCAAGAAAGCCCGATCGAGGAACTCACCTTAGAGCAAATCCAAACCCTGCGCGCTCGCTTATCCGAGTCGGCGCCGCTGCGTGATGCGCTCGCCGAGCGTCTGCAGATGGAGCATCACCTGGTCGACGTCCTGGGTGCCTCTGGCGATACGCCAGACCAGTTCGTGCAGAAGGTGTTGGCCCGTAAGCAGCATCAGGCATCGACCTCGCGATGGGGCCTCGGGTTCGGACTGGCACTCGCTTTATTGTTGGTGATTAGCCTCGCTGCTTTCTATCCGTGGAACCGGGGTACGACGGTTCCCGACACCGCGCAAAACACGCCGGAGCCCACCAAACCGGAAGCTTCCACAGAAGAACCGACCGACACCAAAGCGAAACCGGAACCTTCTCAGCCCCCGACGCCTGCTGCCCCGGCATCTTCCCAAGAGCCGATGCCCAATAACGCCGCCGCGACCGAGCCTTCGGCTCCGATGGACGTCGCCGACGCCGATGGCAGCGACGAACTCGTAACCCTAACGCCGCGCGACGTCGAACCAATTAGCTTCGCCCATCTGACCGCCCTGCCCGATTCCGATCGGCGCGACTCGCTGAATCGCACCCAGTTTGAAACCTGGTTCACCAAGGCCTCGGACAAACTCCCTTCCAACATCGAAGAATTCCGCGATGGTGATCGTCCCCAGCTACGCATGAAAGGCTGGTTTCGCCTGCGAGGCACGTTGCCCGAATCGTCGGCCCTTCGTTTCCAGCTTTCCGATCTGCATCGTGTCCGCTTCCACTTCTACGCCGGCGACACTGGCGTAACGATCGTCAAACATCAGCACGATTACTCCCCTTGGTACGCCTATGCCATGCAGGCAGGCGAAGATGGGATCCAGCCGATCAATCTGCTGCTGCAAGCGAACGATGGCTATCGCGAACACCGCGGTCCGGCCCGGCACTTCGGTCCGGTCGCCTTCTACTTTGACGACTCCACTAAAGAATTAGTTTTCTACAAAGGAGACGTCGAAGTCATCCGTACGCCCCTGCCCTATTCCCCAGATCGGATTTATTTCGAGGGGGAATCGATAGTTCGGCAGATGAATCTCTGGCCGGTCGGCGATCTTCCCCGGGTCGCAGCCGACTATCCGATCCAATACGAAACCGATCGACCGGCTGATTTGCCATGGCAATCGAAGCTGGCCGAAGGGACGACGCTGGAAAAGAACGGCGACGGTTCGGTATCGCTGGTCGCCAACAATCCCCAGAACCATAGCTGGGCAACCCTGCCGCTCCCAGGTCACGGCCTGCGGATGGTCGACCTGAAGCTGTCGAACCTCGATCACGCCGCCAGCGTGTTTCTCGCTCAGCCTGCCAAACCGCCAGAGGAAGGCAAAGAAGCGGAAGTCCCGCAGCCGCAAGATGGCGTCGTCTTCAGCCGAAATCGTCGGACCGGTAAACGCTTCGCGCGGTTCTCGTACGTCTTCGATAGCAACCACGAAGTCGACCGCAATCCCCTGGAACACCCTTCGACCGAAGTCGCCGACAACGTCTGGGTACGACTGCTGGTGGGTGGCAGCCAGATCCGTGGTTGGATCAGTCTCGATGGCCTCCATTGGGCTTTGATGTCAAGCGAAGACAACGATACCAAAGGCGTCTACAACCAGGTAGGTTTCTCGGTGGCGAAGGTCGATGGCGAACATCGTCCGACCCTGCAGAAGCTGGTCGTTCGCGAACTTCCTGGCCTCAACCACTTGTTCTCTCCGGAGCATTGGAAGCAGGTCGATCAGATTCCCTGGAAACAACTCGGCGAGTCTCCGTATCCAGAGGAACCGTTCACGCTGGAAGATGGCACGAAGGTTCCGGCCGACCTGGCAACGCGTCTGCGTCGTTATAGCGGCACCAGCGCTTCGCTCGATCACATGACCGACCTTTGTGAGGAAGCCTTGGCCGCCGCGACGTCGACGAGCCAGAAGAAGCAGATCCTGGCCGAGATGCTTTTGCTGACGCGTACCTGGCCGCTCGATTATCACGAGAAGCGTTTCATCACATGGTGTACCGATCGGCTCGATGAACTGTTCGCCCAGCAGCTCTTCACCGAAGATCGCCAAGACTACGCCGCATTCCGCCGTGAACTGCTGAACCTGCCTTCGATGAATCGCGATCCGATGGGCTACTTCGCCCAGGACTGCTTCAATGCCGAGATCTTGGCCGCGATCCAGCAACAACGCTGGGACGACATTCTGAACGACAGCGAAACGCTGCGACACTATTACAGCTACGAGCCAGCCAAGGTTCGCCGCGATTTCCCAATCATCAACTGGGGTGGTGGGATCGCGTCGCGTTACTCAGGCCGCTCCGGGATCGCCCAGGAATACCTGACCGAAGGGCGCTCGACTTCGATGCTGGTCGAAGACCTCAGCAAAGAGGCCTACAACATCAGTGCCGAATTGAACGCCGCCCTGGAAAGCGGAGCGATTGCCGACGCGTGTCGCTTGATCACGCAAATTCCGGAGTCGGCTGCGGAAGGGTTGGCACCTTCTGGCAGCGACCCCAACCACCTCTTCTCGGTTCCGGCGGCCATTCAAATGGCGGTGCAAAACCACCAGCCGCTTCGCGAACAGATGGAGAAAGAGAACGCCGACCTCGCGCAGCTTCGCGTCAACTCGGCCATCCAGCGTGGCGATCGCCAGGTGGTCGAACTGGTCACGCTCCAGTTCTTCGACACCCAAGCCGCCGCCCAGGCACATCTCTGGCTCGGCGATCAAGCGACCGCCGCTGGTGACTTCGCCACCTCGCTGCAGCATTACATGAAGGCTGGTCGTTCGGCTCAGGGCTCGCTCAAAGGGGAAATCGATGCCCGGCTGCTGATGCTGGGGCATGCCCCGATTGATGCTTCGACCGAACCGCAAGGCGAAGTGGTGCTCGGTTCCTCGAAACTGTCCGCCACGACGCTGGTGGACGAAACGAGCATGCTTCGTGTTTCGGCGCAGTCTGACAACCAACCGACACCGACGGCCACCAAGTCGCCGGAAGCTGGTCCGTGGAAGGCATCTGGCACGCTGCGGGACACCCCGATTGTGTTGCGAGCCCAGTGGGGTCGAGAAAAAGAAAAGCCTCCAACATCGATTCGCGATCGCAAAGTTGATTGGCGGGCCCGTTACCTCAGCTTCACCTTGGATGGCAACTTCGCCCTGGTCAGCAACCGGTTCGAGTTATGGAAGCTTGATCTGGCGAATGGCAAAGAGGTTTGGAAGCAATCGGAAAAAGACAAGGACCGTGGCAAGGCGCATGACTTCCCGTTCACGCAAACTAAGCCAATGATTGTGGGCGATCTGATCGTCTGTCGCATGCTGCATGAAAAAGGTTTCGCGCTGTATGGTCTCGATCGCTACACAGGCGAACAGCGTTGGGCAACCAACCTCGACGGCCAACTGGTACTGGCCACCGATCCTGTTTCGGTGCAAGGTCGGGCACTACTGGTCACGCTGAAGGAAGTTTCTCAGTCGACCTACGCGGTTCGTTTATCCCGTGTCGATTTGACCACCGGCGAGATTCTCGACAGCCATCCGCTGTTCCGCATTCGTGATACCTGGTTTGATCGGGGTGTGGGCAACATTGTGCTGCACCGCGAACAGTTGCTGGTCGACCTGGGCGGCGTGCTTGCTTCGTGCGATATCTCCGGCCACCTTCAGTGGGTTCGCAAGCAGTTGACGTTCCCGCAAAAGATCGACGATCGCTGGGCGAAGCAGCGGCTCAGCGATATCGTCGTCGTGGGTGACCAAGCGGCCGCGTTCCATGCGGGCATCTTGCGGATGGAATGCTTCGACATCGCGACCGGGGACTTGAACTGGACTTATCCTGCGTCCGATGTGCGGTCCGTTCGGCGGACGCTCGACAATCAACTGCTGGTTGAAACCCCCGATCGCTGGGTCGTATTGTCGATGCAATCAGGAGAACCGCTCCACGAGGTCCTGCGTCCTGATGGCGTGCTGTCGTGGCACCTCATCCCGGATGGGATTGTCAGCCTGGTCTACGTCGAGCCAACGGCCAAAGATGCCCCGGCATCAGTCCAGGTCATCCAGACCAACCTGACCAGCGGCGAGGAGACCGCGTTGCAAACGTACGAGGTCCCGTCCAAAGAGGATCCGGCCGCCGGACCTCTGTTCTACGCCGACGGCAAATGGTACCTCTGGGCCATGGAAAACCGTGAAAAGGACGAGCGCAAGCTAATGGTCTTGGAATAAGCCTTTTCACGATTCTTTCGATCGGAAAACGCCGGAAATCACTTTTCCGATCAAAAATGCCAGTTGAGCTTTTTTTCGTGTAACGAACCGGCCTTGCCGGGGCATAGGCTGGTAGAGATGACGCTTGGTACGGCTAATTTCCATTGGTAACGGCCAACGTTTGTTCCTACTGCCAAACCCTAACTTTTCGTACCCGGCCATGCACTTTTCTCGTTGGACCATCTGTCTGCTGCTATTGCCACTTTCGTGGGCGTATGCCTCGAATGCCTTGGCAGAAGGCGAGTGGGAAGTCACTCCCGAGAGTGAAAAAGCATTACAACGTGGGCTTACCTGGTTGGCAGAAAATCAGGGGCCCAACGGTGACTGGGAATCGGACGATCTCGGCCTGGTTGGCATGGGGGCCTTGGCCTTCATGGCGGATGGTCACGCCCCTGGTCGGGGCGAATTCGGACAACCTCTGGAACGTGCTCTCAACAAGATCCTTTCCAGTCCCCGCCCTTCTGGTTTATTGAATGTCGCCGATGCGCAGCGCGACATGTATAACCATGGCCTGACGACGTTCGTTCTGGGGCAAGCCCATGGAATGACCAACGATGGCCGCATCAACCAGGTTCTCGACCGCGCGTTAAAACTAATCGCCTTCACTCAGGCTGAAGATGGTGGCTGGGACTATCGCGCTGTTCGTCGTGATTCTGGACACGACCTAAGCCTCGCTGTGATGCAGGCCAAAGCGCTGCGAAGTGCGATGGATACCGGCATTGAAGTCGCTCCGGAAGTCGTCGACCTGGCAATCGGTAGTGTTCGCGAACATTACAGTCCCGAGGGCGTCTCGCGCGATGCTTCCGAAGCCGAGCAGATGAAATACCCTGGCCAGTTCACCTACACGCGTCATGGCGGCAAAGCGTCGCTGGCAATGGCGGCGGCCGGGGTCGTTTGCCTGCAAGAGTTCGGCCAATACGACGACTGGCGAATTGCCAAGAACATGGAAGTCATCCATGCCGAGATCGCCAAGTTGAAAGAGAAAACCAACAAGAATAACGGCCGTCTGCCGTTCGATGCCTATACCCTCTACTATGTCGGTCAGGCACTCTATCAATCCGGTGGCGAAGACTGGAAGCGATCGTACCCGACGCTTCGTGATGCGGTGGTCGCTTCACAAGTCGTGCGACCTGAAAACCCTCGCGAACATGGTCACTGGCACGCCGGAGCGCATGTCGGTGGCAAGCCAGGCGACCTGTATGGAACGGCGGTCGGCTGCTTCATTCTGGCGATGCCGAATCGCTATCTTCCGATCTTGCAGGAAGGTCGAATCGAATCGTTTCAGCAAGATGGTGTTCGATAACCCTTTCGGAATATAGACGTCAGCAGCATGTTTCCTGTCTTTGTAGCCTCTGGTTTTGCGATCGCCGGCGCCGTCATGATGGCTGGGCCTGCGTTGATTCACTTGATGAATCGCAATCGCTACCGCACCATTCACTGGGCGGCGATGGACTTCCTGTTGGAAGCGATGCAGTCCAATCGGCGGCTTCTGCGAATCCGCGATATGTTGCTGATGCTGCTTCGCGCCCTCGCTTTGTTGCTGTTCGGTCTCGCCCTGGCACGACCTTACTTTTCAGCCTCCAGCGACACCGCATTACCAGGCACCTCGAAGCCGCCTCATGCGATTCTGGTGATCGACAACAGCATGAGCAACTCGCTCGAGTCGATCTCAGGTTCAACACTCGACGCCTCGAAAACTCAGGCCCGCGACTTCCTCGACAAGCTCCCTGCCTCCAGCCAGATCTCCGTCTTGGCTCTCTGCGGAAGCCAGTCGCGCCGCTTGACCGATCCTTTCACTTCGCGAACCGACGCCGCCGACGCGCTCGACAAGATCACGGCGACCGACGCCCCAGGGCAGTTGGCGCATGCCTTGAATCAAGCCCGTCGCCTCGCCGAGCAAACACCTTCGCTCTCCCCTTACGTGGTGATCTTTGGCGACCAGCAGGCGGCCCAGTGGCAACGACTTGCCCGGGGCAATCCGCCGGAAGAAGAGATGCCGGTGATCCTGGTCGGCAACGAAACGCCAGCCCCCGACAATGCTTGGGTGGAAGAATTCGGTCTGCCTGATGGCCTGGCCGAGATTGGGATGCCTTCGCGGCTGGTCGCCAGGGTCCGTTATCGTGGGGCTCAACCGCGAGCCAACGTCGCCGTTACCTTTCAGGTTCGCGACAATGAAGTCGAAACGAAGTTCATCGATTTCCCAGAAGGGGACTCGGTCCGCACGTTGGCCTTTGACTATGTCTTCGATCCGATGGAAGTCGACCCTACGCGAGCCTCGTCGATTCCGCTTTCGGTTCATCTAACAGGCGATGCGTTGCCAGCGGACGACTCGCGTTGGCTGGTTGTGCCTTTGGTCGCGTCGACTCCGGTCGTCTTCATCGACCAGTGGAGCGATGCCGAAGAATCGCCTGCCCTCGGCCGCATTGGCGAGACTTGGATCTTGCGGCAGCTTCTCTGCCCGCAAACCGATTCGCAGCGGAACGAACCACACCTGATTCAACCAATCCACCTTTCGCAGCGAGAGGCCACTGGCGAAGCACTACGCGCCGCATTGCGAGATGCCCGGCTGACTGTGGTCGCTGGAATCGAAGCCCCGTCGGTCGAACTGGTCACGATGCTTCGCTCGTACGTCGATCAGGGCGGGCAACTGGCGATTGCCGCCGGTGGCAGCTTTGACCCTCAGGCCTGGAACGATGTGGCCTGGCTGCAGGGCGAAGGCATCTTGCCGAAGCCTTTGGCCGCCGACCCGATCGGTCAAAGCTTGAACAACGTGACCGATGACCTTCAGCCCTTCCGGATTTCCTCGAAAGGCCTGCTCGACCATTCCTACTTCCGCCTGGCCGACTTGGAAGAAACCCAGTTGATCGATCTCTATACCGATGCTCTCTTCTTCAAGACGATCGTCCCAACCGATCCGAACGAAACGGAGCAAGCCAACAAGACAAATGCTCCGGCACTTCCCGCCGAAGAAAAGTGGCTGACCTGGACGCCTCCGGTCGCGACGATCACCGCCAGTGAAAGCGGCGAAACGCTGGCGGCCACCGCGATGCCTGCCAGTACGATCGCTCAGTTTGACAACGGTGTCGACTTCGTCGTCGAGCGTCGCATCGGTTCCGGGCGGATTGCTTTCTTTAGCTCTGGCGTCAGTCCGCAGTGGTCGACCTTGCCCAGTACCAATGCCGTGCTGATTTTTGACCGCGTGCTGCGAAACCAACTGGCATCGACGTTCCAGCGATTCAACTTCGATGTCGGCGAGAACGCACTGCTACCTCTACCCCCTGGCGTGGGCGATTCCAACATTCACCTGGAAGCCCCAGACAGTGGCCTCGTCAGTTCCGTTTCGCCTCGCTTCCTGAATGAAGAGACGCGTGGCGTGCTGATCGACAACCTCGAATCGGCTGGCGTCTATTGGCTGTCGGATCGCCGTGCCTCGGATCCTGCTAGCGATATGGCTGATGCGAACGCTACCTTCCAGATTCCGATCAGCGCGACACCAACCGCCTGGGAATCGCAACTCGAACGACTTGACGAAGCAAGCTTCACTGCGTTGAACCTGCCACCCCAGTATCAGTGGAAGGCAGGCCAAACGCTCGCCGCAGGTTCCGCCCTGCCCGGCTCTGGCCATGCGTGGTGGCAATGGTTGATCATCGTGGTAATTGTGCTGTTGATTGTGGAAATGACCGTCGCCGCGATGCCATCGTGGCTGGCATGGATTGTCGACCGCCGCTCGGAGTCGGCCGGAGCCGCTTCGTAACGATAGGACTATCATGATTTCGCAACTTTTAGGTTGGCTTCTCGGGATCAGCGACGTCGAATCGGTCGACGGCGTCAGCTTCTCGTTAGCTGCCCCTTGGGCGGCTGATCCCACCTGGCTGATCGTCGGCTGTGCGGCCGCGGTCGGCTTTGCGATCTGGTACTACACCCGCATTCAATCAGGTCTTAGCACCCTACCCGCCGCCGCATTGGCCGCCACGCGAGCCATCATCCTGACGATGCTCATCGTTA encodes:
- a CDS encoding sigma-70 family RNA polymerase sigma factor; this translates as MALPPSATKTATDAQEVASHAQSAFVEYDRRQAAEEDALLIQALQSNDREALGAFVQRQQGFVFGYLRSRMVDPTDADDLCQEVFLRCLAGKVRFRGDVPVRPWLLGVARNVLREHIRRNRRRKEVEWTELCLELDSLTQDDSSDYRIVHGWLHSCMDSLGHSAHEALKMHYFARLRMAQIAEKMRRSEGAVKLLVFRARQALKECVTRKSRIASDE
- a CDS encoding PQQ-binding-like beta-propeller repeat protein → MNDTQLIELIQESPIEELTLEQIQTLRARLSESAPLRDALAERLQMEHHLVDVLGASGDTPDQFVQKVLARKQHQASTSRWGLGFGLALALLLVISLAAFYPWNRGTTVPDTAQNTPEPTKPEASTEEPTDTKAKPEPSQPPTPAAPASSQEPMPNNAAATEPSAPMDVADADGSDELVTLTPRDVEPISFAHLTALPDSDRRDSLNRTQFETWFTKASDKLPSNIEEFRDGDRPQLRMKGWFRLRGTLPESSALRFQLSDLHRVRFHFYAGDTGVTIVKHQHDYSPWYAYAMQAGEDGIQPINLLLQANDGYREHRGPARHFGPVAFYFDDSTKELVFYKGDVEVIRTPLPYSPDRIYFEGESIVRQMNLWPVGDLPRVAADYPIQYETDRPADLPWQSKLAEGTTLEKNGDGSVSLVANNPQNHSWATLPLPGHGLRMVDLKLSNLDHAASVFLAQPAKPPEEGKEAEVPQPQDGVVFSRNRRTGKRFARFSYVFDSNHEVDRNPLEHPSTEVADNVWVRLLVGGSQIRGWISLDGLHWALMSSEDNDTKGVYNQVGFSVAKVDGEHRPTLQKLVVRELPGLNHLFSPEHWKQVDQIPWKQLGESPYPEEPFTLEDGTKVPADLATRLRRYSGTSASLDHMTDLCEEALAAATSTSQKKQILAEMLLLTRTWPLDYHEKRFITWCTDRLDELFAQQLFTEDRQDYAAFRRELLNLPSMNRDPMGYFAQDCFNAEILAAIQQQRWDDILNDSETLRHYYSYEPAKVRRDFPIINWGGGIASRYSGRSGIAQEYLTEGRSTSMLVEDLSKEAYNISAELNAALESGAIADACRLITQIPESAAEGLAPSGSDPNHLFSVPAAIQMAVQNHQPLREQMEKENADLAQLRVNSAIQRGDRQVVELVTLQFFDTQAAAQAHLWLGDQATAAGDFATSLQHYMKAGRSAQGSLKGEIDARLLMLGHAPIDASTEPQGEVVLGSSKLSATTLVDETSMLRVSAQSDNQPTPTATKSPEAGPWKASGTLRDTPIVLRAQWGREKEKPPTSIRDRKVDWRARYLSFTLDGNFALVSNRFELWKLDLANGKEVWKQSEKDKDRGKAHDFPFTQTKPMIVGDLIVCRMLHEKGFALYGLDRYTGEQRWATNLDGQLVLATDPVSVQGRALLVTLKEVSQSTYAVRLSRVDLTTGEILDSHPLFRIRDTWFDRGVGNIVLHREQLLVDLGGVLASCDISGHLQWVRKQLTFPQKIDDRWAKQRLSDIVVVGDQAAAFHAGILRMECFDIATGDLNWTYPASDVRSVRRTLDNQLLVETPDRWVVLSMQSGEPLHEVLRPDGVLSWHLIPDGIVSLVYVEPTAKDAPASVQVIQTNLTSGEETALQTYEVPSKEDPAAGPLFYADGKWYLWAMENREKDERKLMVLE
- a CDS encoding squalene--hopene cyclase, yielding MHFSRWTICLLLLPLSWAYASNALAEGEWEVTPESEKALQRGLTWLAENQGPNGDWESDDLGLVGMGALAFMADGHAPGRGEFGQPLERALNKILSSPRPSGLLNVADAQRDMYNHGLTTFVLGQAHGMTNDGRINQVLDRALKLIAFTQAEDGGWDYRAVRRDSGHDLSLAVMQAKALRSAMDTGIEVAPEVVDLAIGSVREHYSPEGVSRDASEAEQMKYPGQFTYTRHGGKASLAMAAAGVVCLQEFGQYDDWRIAKNMEVIHAEIAKLKEKTNKNNGRLPFDAYTLYYVGQALYQSGGEDWKRSYPTLRDAVVASQVVRPENPREHGHWHAGAHVGGKPGDLYGTAVGCFILAMPNRYLPILQEGRIESFQQDGVR
- a CDS encoding BatA domain-containing protein, encoding MFPVFVASGFAIAGAVMMAGPALIHLMNRNRYRTIHWAAMDFLLEAMQSNRRLLRIRDMLLMLLRALALLLFGLALARPYFSASSDTALPGTSKPPHAILVIDNSMSNSLESISGSTLDASKTQARDFLDKLPASSQISVLALCGSQSRRLTDPFTSRTDAADALDKITATDAPGQLAHALNQARRLAEQTPSLSPYVVIFGDQQAAQWQRLARGNPPEEEMPVILVGNETPAPDNAWVEEFGLPDGLAEIGMPSRLVARVRYRGAQPRANVAVTFQVRDNEVETKFIDFPEGDSVRTLAFDYVFDPMEVDPTRASSIPLSVHLTGDALPADDSRWLVVPLVASTPVVFIDQWSDAEESPALGRIGETWILRQLLCPQTDSQRNEPHLIQPIHLSQREATGEALRAALRDARLTVVAGIEAPSVELVTMLRSYVDQGGQLAIAAGGSFDPQAWNDVAWLQGEGILPKPLAADPIGQSLNNVTDDLQPFRISSKGLLDHSYFRLADLEETQLIDLYTDALFFKTIVPTDPNETEQANKTNAPALPAEEKWLTWTPPVATITASESGETLAATAMPASTIAQFDNGVDFVVERRIGSGRIAFFSSGVSPQWSTLPSTNAVLIFDRVLRNQLASTFQRFNFDVGENALLPLPPGVGDSNIHLEAPDSGLVSSVSPRFLNEETRGVLIDNLESAGVYWLSDRRASDPASDMADANATFQIPISATPTAWESQLERLDEASFTALNLPPQYQWKAGQTLAAGSALPGSGHAWWQWLIIVVIVLLIVEMTVAAMPSWLAWIVDRRSESAGAAS